The following coding sequences lie in one Equus przewalskii isolate Varuska chromosome 25, EquPr2, whole genome shotgun sequence genomic window:
- the PIGH gene encoding phosphatidylinositol N-acetylglucosaminyltransferase subunit H isoform X1, translating into MEAEQSFSDICGGRLALQCRYYSPSCREFCVSCPRLSLRSLTAVTCTVWLAAYGLFTLCENSMILSAAIFITLLGLLGYLHFVKIDQETLLIIDSLGIQMTSSYASGKESTTFIEMGKVKDLVINEAIYMQKVIYYLCILLKDPVEPHGISQVVPVFQSAKPRLDCLIEVYRSCQEILAHQKATSASP; encoded by the exons ATGGAGGCCGAGCAGAGCTTCTCAGATATCTGCGGCGGTCGCCTGGCTCTGCAGTGCCGCTACTACTCCCCATCCTGCCGGGAGTTCTGCGTCAGCTGCCCTCGGCTTTCGTTGCGCTCGCTCACCGCTGTCACCTGCACCGTGTGGCTAGCGGCCTACGGACTCTTCACCCTGTGCGAG AACAGCATGATCCTCTCTGCTGCCATCTTCATCACCCTCTTAGGCCTGCTTGGTTACCTCCATTTTGTGAAGATTGATCAGGAGACTCTCTTAATCATTGATTCCCTTGGCATCCAGATGACTTCATCTTATGCCTCAGGCAAAGAAAGTACCACCTTCATTGAGATGGGCAAGGTGAAGGATCTTGTCATTAATGAGGCTATTTACATG cagAAGGTCATTTACTACCTCTGCATTTTATTGAAGGATCCAGTGGAACCACATGGGATATCTCAAGTAGTACCTGTCTTCCAG AGTGCCAAGCCCCGGCTGGACTGCTTGATTGAAGTCTACAGGAGCTGCCAGGAGATCCTGGCACACCAGAAAGCCACCTCAGCAAGCCCGTGA
- the PIGH gene encoding phosphatidylinositol N-acetylglucosaminyltransferase subunit H isoform X2 yields the protein MEAEQSFSDICGGRLALQCRYYSPSCREFCVSCPRLSLRSLTAVTCTVWLAAYGLFTLCENSMILSAAIFITLLGLLGYLHFVKIDQETLLIIDSLGIQMTSSYASGKESTTFIEMGKVKDLVINEAIYMDPVEPHGISQVVPVFQSAKPRLDCLIEVYRSCQEILAHQKATSASP from the exons ATGGAGGCCGAGCAGAGCTTCTCAGATATCTGCGGCGGTCGCCTGGCTCTGCAGTGCCGCTACTACTCCCCATCCTGCCGGGAGTTCTGCGTCAGCTGCCCTCGGCTTTCGTTGCGCTCGCTCACCGCTGTCACCTGCACCGTGTGGCTAGCGGCCTACGGACTCTTCACCCTGTGCGAG AACAGCATGATCCTCTCTGCTGCCATCTTCATCACCCTCTTAGGCCTGCTTGGTTACCTCCATTTTGTGAAGATTGATCAGGAGACTCTCTTAATCATTGATTCCCTTGGCATCCAGATGACTTCATCTTATGCCTCAGGCAAAGAAAGTACCACCTTCATTGAGATGGGCAAGGTGAAGGATCTTGTCATTAATGAGGCTATTTACATG GATCCAGTGGAACCACATGGGATATCTCAAGTAGTACCTGTCTTCCAG AGTGCCAAGCCCCGGCTGGACTGCTTGATTGAAGTCTACAGGAGCTGCCAGGAGATCCTGGCACACCAGAAAGCCACCTCAGCAAGCCCGTGA